The following nucleotide sequence is from Ferruginibacter lapsinanis.
AAAGTTGATAAACCCAATTCCAAACACGCCGATGATCGTATATACTAGTTCTTTAGTGGTTACTAAATGATCTAAGCCAAAAAATCCGATGGCTGTATTGGCGGCAGAAATAGTAATATGTCGAATATCGAATGGCAAACCGAATGTTTTACCAAAGAATCCTGCCATCCCTAAAAAGAAACCTAAAGAAATATTACCGATCAGTGCTCCCAAATTATTCTGCACATAATGAAGTATCTTATATCGCCTTTTCTCAGAAAAAGTATTTTTAAATGAAGATGAATTACCAAGACGCTCTGTAATTTTTCCATACACCACATAATTCTCTACATACCCTGCTACCAAACCACTTGCGAATAAAAAGAAACCGGTAAAACAGGCATACAGCCATGCCAGACTATGAAACGGCTGCTGATCGGTTAACAACTTTTGTGCAGCTGCACCTTCAGCAATTTTAACACCTGTCGATTCAAAATACAACCATGCCAGACAATAAGTTAAAGGAAAAACGATCAACAGATTTCCTGCAAAAGAAGCCAATTGTGTACGACTAACTTTTGCAACTGTTATGGCAAGATTTCTAAGATCTGGCTCCCCACCCGCTTTCTGTACATCCAAAGAACTGGCAACATTATTAGCCGTATAGGCCGGCTGCTTTGTAGCAAGAGTTGATCCTGTATCCTGTATCAAAATAAATCCTAAGGAGTAGTTGGTGCTATACAAGATCCCTGACCAAAAAGGAGGCATGGCCATTTTTCCTAACAGATTTTTTACTATTCCAATAAAAGAAATAATGATACCGCCACCGCAGGCACTTACAAACATCATCCAAAATTCTTTCTTGGTAGTGGTTATAAATTTTTCCCCCGTTCTACCTCCATGCTCTGCAATCTGGTAAGCCAGATAACCGGTATTTTCACTGATAAATTCTTTTATAGAATTTTTTCTCTTTTCGTTTCTTACTACGGTTGTAAAATAATCTGTAAACCTTTCTGTATTGAATTCATTATTACTATCCAATACATCAACTATGATAAACATCCTGTCTATCTGTTGTTTTAAACGGGTAATAATATAAGCCTGAGATAAACTTGTTCCGTATACATTACGCTGATCACTTATCCATTGTATACTTTGATTGCAATTATGCAGGGCCTCCGTGATATCTTCCAATAACATCAATTGCATTTCTTCATTTCCTCCGGTTTCACACAGATGCAGATATTCATTCACCAGTCTGTTTTGCTCAAGAAAAGGATAGATGGCATCAACAAAATTTTCGTATCGATGAGTCATTTCTTTTTCAAGTCCTAAAGTTGTGATACGATAGCTTAACAATTGAAGAGACTGCTG
It contains:
- a CDS encoding site-specific recombinase, with amino-acid sequence MLRLTKKKKETPVPAEKQLAVVLPLHSPNRSLDFLIELIDKIRPDKAKDIEQAELRFKAVLYQITHERTPLFSLRKALLTQFLKTNIVVALTENGIVSSRGFVQELMGKLKHKILPPLQTPDNFLYVINKIFYKKKDHFWVEGIDKKLWIQFFEMLGIQINLTEPKLIRQLQQSLQLLSYRITTLGLEKEMTHRYENFVDAIYPFLEQNRLVNEYLHLCETGGNEEMQLMLLEDITEALHNCNQSIQWISDQRNVYGTSLSQAYIITRLKQQIDRMFIIVDVLDSNNEFNTERFTDYFTTVVRNEKRKNSIKEFISENTGYLAYQIAEHGGRTGEKFITTTKKEFWMMFVSACGGGIIISFIGIVKNLLGKMAMPPFWSGILYSTNYSLGFILIQDTGSTLATKQPAYTANNVASSLDVQKAGGEPDLRNLAITVAKVSRTQLASFAGNLLIVFPLTYCLAWLYFESTGVKIAEGAAAQKLLTDQQPFHSLAWLYACFTGFFLFASGLVAGYVENYVVYGKITERLGNSSSFKNTFSEKRRYKILHYVQNNLGALIGNISLGFFLGMAGFFGKTFGLPFDIRHITISAANTAIGFFGLDHLVTTKELVYTIIGVFGIGFINFAVSFGLAFIVAVKSRGIHLKDYPEFLGILGRYIKKYPKDFFQAPTNRRVEQLR